A window from Camelus dromedarius isolate mCamDro1 chromosome 9, mCamDro1.pat, whole genome shotgun sequence encodes these proteins:
- the NUMBL gene encoding LOW QUALITY PROTEIN: numb-like protein (The sequence of the model RefSeq protein was modified relative to this genomic sequence to represent the inferred CDS: inserted 1 base in 1 codon) yields MSRSATASGGPRRPEQHLPPAPFGALGPPETSRTEPDGVGTMNKLRQSLRRRKPAYVPEASRPHQWQADEDAVRKGTCSFQVRYLGHVEVEESRGMHVCEDAVKKLKAMGRKSVKSVLWVSADGLRVVDDKTKDLLVDQTIEKVSFCAPDRNLDKAFSYICRDGTTRRWICHCFLALKDSGERLSHAVGCAFAACLERKQRREKECGVTAAFDASRTSFAREGSFRLSGGGRPADREAPDKKKAEAAAAPTAAPGPAQPGHVSPTPATTSPGEKGEAGTPVAAGTMAAAIPRRHAPLEQLVRQGSFRGFPALSQKNSPFKRQLSLRLNELPSTLQRRTDFQVKGTVPEMEPPGASDSDSISALCTQISSSFASAGAPAPGPPPASAGTSAWGEPSGPPAAAFQPGHKRTPSEAERWLEEVSQVAKXQQQQQQQQQQQQQQQQQQQQQQQAASVPAVPPGLQPFPAPMGPFDTAPAQVAVFLPPPHLQPPFVPAYPGLGYPPMPRVPVVGITPSQMVANAFCSAAQLQPQPATLLGKAGAFPPPAAPSVPGGQARPRPNGAPWPPEPAPAPAPELDPFEAQWAALEGKPAVEKPSNPFSGDLQKTFEIEL; encoded by the exons GGCGGACCCAGGAGGCCTGAGCAGcatctgccccctgccccctttgGGGCCCTGGGGCCCCCTGAAACCTCCAGGACGGAGCCAG ACGGGGTGGGCACTATGAACAAGCTACGGCAGAGCCTGCGGAGGCGGAAGCCAGCGTATGTGCCCGAGGCATCGCGCCCACACCAGTGGCAGGCGGATGAAGACGCGGTGCGCAAGGGCACGTGCAGCTTCCAGGTCAGG taCCTGGGCCACGTGGAGGTAGAGGAGTCTCGGGGGATGCATGTgtgtgaagatgctgtgaagaagctGAAGGCG aTGGGCCGGAAGTCTGTGAAGTCCGTCCTGTGGGTGTCAGCCGATGGGCTCCGAGTGGTTGATGACAAGACCAAG GACCTGCTGGTAGATCAGACCATTGAAAAAGTCTCCTTTTGTGCTCCGGACCGCAACCTGGACAAGGCTTTCTCCTACATCTGCCGTGATGGGACTACCCGCCGCTGGATCTGCCACTGTTTCCTGGCGCTCAAGGACTCC GGCGAGAGGCTGAGCCACGCCGTGGGCTGCGCGTTCGCCGCCTGCCTGGAGCGGAAACAGCGGCGGGAGAAGGAATGCGGGGTCACCGCCGCCTTCGACGCCAGCCGCACCAGCTTCGCCCGCGAGGGCTCCTTCCGCCTGTCTGGGGGTGGGCGGCCGGCAGACCGCGAGGCTCCGGACAAAAAGAAAG cagaggcagcagctgcCCCAACTGCAGCTCCTGGCCCCGCCCAGCCTGGGCATGTGTCCCCAACACCGGCTACCACATCCCCTGGCGAGAAGGGTGAGGCCGGCACCCCAGTGGCTGCAGGCACCATGGCGGCTGCCATCCCCCGGCGCCATGCCCCCCTGGAGCAGCTGGTTCGCCAGGGCTCCTTCCGTGGGTTCCCGGCGCTCAGTCAGAAGAACTCACCTTTCAAACGGCAGCTGAGCCTACGGCTAAATGAGCTGCCTTCCACGCTGCAGCGCCGAACTGACTTCCAGGTGAAGGGCACAG TGCCTGAGATGGAGCCTCCTGGTGCCAGTGACAGCGACAGCATCAGTGCTCTGTGCACACAGATCAGCTCGTCTTTCGCCAGTGCCGGAGCACCAGCACCAGGACCGCCACCAGCTTCAGCAG ggACTTCTGCCTGGGGGGAGCCCTCTGGGCCGCCTGCAGCTGCCTTCCAGCCTGGACACAAGCGGACCCCTTCGGAGGCCGAGAGGTGGCTGGAGGAGGTGTCCCAGGTGGcaa ggcagcagcagcagcagcagcagcagcagcagcagcagcagcagcagcagcagcagcagcagcagcagcaagcgGCCTCAGTGCCTGCCGTGCCCCCTGGCCTGcagcccttccctgcccccatggGGCCCTTCGACACCGCACCTGCCCAGGTGGCCGTGTTCCTGCCGCCCCCACACCTGCAGCCCCCTTTTGTGCCCGCCTACCCGGGCTTGGGCTACCCGCCCATGCCCCGGGTGCCCGTGGTGGGCATCACACCCTCACAGATGGTGGCCAACGCCTTCTGCTCAGCcgcccagctccagccccagcctgccACCCTGCTCGGGAAAGCCGgggccttcccaccccctgccgcACCCAGTGTCCCTGGGGGCCAGGCCCGTCCACGCCCCAATGGGGCGCCCTGGCCCCCGGAGCCAGCACCTGCCCCGGCCCCTGAGTTGGACCCCTTCGAGGCCCAGTGGGCAGCATTAGAAGGCAAACCTGCCGTAGAGAAGCCTTCCAACCCCTTCTCGGGCGACCTACAAAAGACCTTTGAGATTGAACTGTAG